One window from the genome of Gambusia affinis linkage group LG14, SWU_Gaff_1.0, whole genome shotgun sequence encodes:
- the ncdn gene encoding neurochondrin: MGDHAAEEEERGAAGGRCLSEAQTQVLDRCLHALRHAKNDSQTLAALLLITRLCPASQLDPATMRRLFEAVGPALPARLLVTALRDAGGAGLPPQELLSLGSALLAALSTDPNMAARPQLLATVPLLLGLLADGPESQLQNRAEAGPEARPAGSGGEGDESRRSEVKSLDEAVVADCFQVLTAVLGLLRGPERLLARGAVPALCRAAGQNRCHQRALSLLGCLLSRTREEAWRRHPAELLSLLLRLCSEFCRASDPTRLQMCTQLVRFLPPPEAALQSAELREAVGRVWAALRPMLQAKLTPKQIGPVLVLSACLLDLYGWESVGPARYCCLLVNRACVEVRMGLEEPPGNGPSPELQNTLTGCYRIMEAAMEQACTAGAAPPPHCSALSALSLQQSRQVLEVLQEAFSAVIFYLQQVEPDRFSDPFVLATFRALCAWLAEETSCLKEEVTALLPFLIGYARRHLQEGAAEPSLSDWTARLSVSEGGGAWTGTGALRYLLPALCHLSAEDAPRKVLLSMDAPALLVDFLITTWTDLRGRSQTALPRDPSMETACSALLNVTVTEPDTVRKDPCFRTLEAHLSEALPVLMNKPRLLVLAANYCALGLMIGRLKAPTGGPVDSCQRRFFSVTLRFLRGALRSSSGPVQTSADWEESWDEAAELWRLSLQALGGCVRAQPWLSGLIRDEGWLRHTVGVLTQSGAGPERHSQEALEEALCAVAERCPDCRREVREAMRSGGTLGRMKRLKAAVGLKD; encoded by the exons ATGGGTGACCATGcggcagaggaagaggagcggggagcagcaggaggaaggtgTCTCAGTGAAGCCCAGACACAAGTGTTGGACCGGTGTCTGCACGCGCTCAGGCACGCGAAGAATGACAGTCAGACGTTAGCGGCTCTGCTGCTG ATAACGCGGCTGTGCCCTGCCAGCCAGCTGGACCCGGCCACCATGCGGCGGTTGTTTGAGGCGGTGGGCCCGGCCCTCCCGGCCCGGCTGCTGGTCACGGCCCTGCGGGACGCCGGGGGGGCGGGACTTCCTCCCCAGGAGCTGCTGTCTCTGGGTTCCGCCCTGCTGGCCGCCCTCAGCACCGACCCCAACATGGCCGCCCGGCCCCAGCTGCTCGCCACCGTGCCGCTGCTGCTGGGCCTGCTGGCCGACGGGCCGGAGTCGCAGCTGCAGAACCGGGCCGAGGCGGGTCCGGAGGCCCGGCCCGCAGGGAGCGGGGGTGAGGGGGACGAGagcaggaggtcagaggtcaagtcTCTGGACGAAGCGGTGGTGGCAGACTGCTTCCAGGTTCTGACGGCCGTGTTGGGGCTCCTCAGGGGCCCGGAGCGACTCCTGGCCCGGGGCGCGGTACCGGCCCTGTGCCGGGCCGCGGGTCAGAACCGctgccaccagagggcgctgtcGCTGCTGGGCTGCCTGCtgtccagaaccagagaggaaGCCTGGCGCAGACACCCGGCAGAactcctctctctgctcctcaGGCTCTGCTCAGAGTTCTGCCGGGCCTCGGACCCGACCCGGCTCCAGATGTGCACCCAGCTGGTGCGGTTCCTGCCGCCGCCAGAGGCGGCGCTGCAGAGTGCGGAACTGAGAGAGGCGGTGGGCAGAGTGTGGGCGGCGCTGAGACCCATGCTGCAGGCCAAGCTGACGCCCAAACAGATCgggccggttctggttctgagcgCCTGCTTACTGGACCTGTATGGCTGGGAGTCGGTGGGTCCGGCCCGGTACTGCTGCCTGCTGGTGAACCGGGCCTGCGTGGAGGTCCGGATGGGTCTGGAAGAACCGCCTGGGAACGGTCCGAGTCCAGAGCTGCAGAACACGCTGACAG gatGCTACCGCATCATGGAGGCGGCCATGGAGCAGGCCTGCACCGCCGGCGCCGCGCCGCCGCCTCACTGCTCCGCTCTGAGCGCGCTCAGTCTGCAGCAGAGCCGgcaggttctggaggttctgcagGAGGCGTTCTCCGCCGTTATCTTCTACCTGCAGCAG GTGGAGCCCGACCGCTTCTCCGACCCGTTTGTGCTGGCGACGTTCCGGGCGCTGTGTGCCTGGCTGGCCGAGGAAACGTCCTGTCTGAAGGAGGAAGTGACCGCTCTGCTGCCCTTCCTGATTGGCTACGCCCGGCGCCACCTGCAGGAGGGAGCCGCCGAGCCGAGCCTCTCTGATTGGACGGCCCGGCTGTCCGTCAGCGAGGGGGGTGGGGCTTGGACGGGCACCGGGGCTCTCAG GTACCTGCTGCCCGCTCTGTGCCACCTGTCGGCGGAGGACGCCCCCAGGAAGGTGCTGCTCAGTATGGACGCCCCGGCACTGTTGGTGGACTTCCTGATCACGACCTGGACCGACCTGAGGGGGCGGAGCCAGACGGCGCTTCCCAGAGACCCCAGCATGGAGACGGCGTGCTCCGCCCTCCTGAACGTGACGGTGACGGAGCCGGACACCGTCAG GAAGGATCCGTGTTTCAGAACCCTGGAGGCCCACCTGAGTgaagcacttcctgttctgatgaataagccccgcctcctggtcCTAGCAGCCAATTACTGCGCTCTGGGGCTGATGATTGGGCGGCTAAAGGCTCCAActggag GTCCGGTGGATTCGTGCCAGAGACGTTTCTTCTCTGTAACCCTGAGGTTCCTGCGCGGCGCCCTGCGCTCCAGTTCTGGTCCGGTCCAGACGAGCGCGGACTGGGAGGAGAGCTGGGACGAGGCGGCGGAGCTGTGGCGTCTGTCCCTGCAGGCGCTGGGCGGCTGCGTCCGCGCTCAGCCGTGGCTCTCTGGGCTGATCCGGGACGAAGGCTGGCTGCGGCACACCGTGGGCGTCCTGACGCAGAGCGGCGCCGGTCCAGAGCGCCACAGCCAGGAGGCGCTGGAGGAGGCGCTGTGCGCCGTGGCGGAGCGCTGCCCGGACTGCCGGCGGGAGGTCCGGGAGGCCATGAGGAGCGGCGGGACTCTGGGCCGCATGAAGAGGCTGAAGGCGGCAGTGGGACTTAAAGATTAA
- the tfap2e gene encoding transcription factor AP-2-epsilon isoform X1 — translation MFSLNPSPPPPPPPLPHCNPCAAATHRTAPNRRMLWKSRTKAEERADGLSGSSPSGRLSQLSSLNQSAYSAAPPLCHTPASDFQPPYFPPPYPQSSLPYSQSQDSAYSHLPEPYPSINPLHQHQQAAWHSQRSRSEDGGLLSQSHRALSLDPRREYAAVPRLLHGLGEGAAALGDGALGMHLGHHGLEELQGMEEGSALGILDHSVIKKVPSKLNGSALSALSIGKDGLSGAVSNPAEVFCSVPGRLSLLSSTSKYKVTVGEVQRRLSPPECLNASLLGGVLRRAKSKNGGRCLRERLEKIGLNLPAGRRKAANVTLLTSLVEGEAVHLARDFGYVCETEFPARATAEYLCRQSDPDQLPTRRSMLLATKEICKEFVDLMTQDRSPLGGSRPTPCLEPGIQGSLTHFSLLTHGFGTPAICAALSAFQSYLMEAVKLLDKEGGKGHHDKEMKHRK, via the exons ATGTTTTCTCTAAA cccgtctcctcctcctcctcctcctcctcttcctcactgtaACCCCTGCGCTGCAGCCACGCACCGAACCGCACCGAACCGCAGGATGCTGTGGAAGTCCCGGACCAAAGCCGAG GAGCGGGCGGACGGACTCAGCGGCTCCTCTCCCAGCGGCCGCCTGTCGCAGCTCTCCTCCCTGAACCAGTCCGCCTACTCCGCGGCTCCCCCGCTCTGCCACACGCCGGCCTCGGACTTCCAGCCGCCATACTTCCCGCCGCCCTACCCGCAGTCCTCGCTGCCGTACTCCCAGAGCCAGGACTCGGCCTACTCGCACCTGCCGGAGCCGTACCCTTCCATCAACCCGCTGCACCAGCATCAGCAGGCGGCCTGGCACTCCCAGAGGTCCCGCTCGGAGGACGGCGGCCTGCTGTCGCAGTCGCACCGGGCGCTGAGCCTGGACCCCCGGCGGGAGTACGCCGCCGTGCCGCGGCTCCTGCACGGGCTCGGGGAGGGCGCGGCGGCGCTGGGGGACGGAGCTCTGGGGATGCACCTGGGACACCACggcctggaggagctgcag gggatGGAGGAAGGATCCGCCCTGGGCATCCTGGACCACTCTGTCATTAAAAAAG TTCCCTCCAAGCTCAACGGCTCCGCCCTGTCGGCTCTGTCCATCGGGAAGGACGGCCTGAGCGGCGCCGTGTCCAACCCGGCCGAGGTGTTCTGCTCCGTCCCGGGACGCCTCTCCCTGCTCAGCTCCACCTCCAAGTACAAGGTGACGGTGGGCGAGGTGCAGCGCCGCCTGTCTCCACCCGAGTGCCTCAACGCGTCGCTGCTGGGCGGAGTCCTGCGCAG GGCCAAGTCGAAGAATGGTGGCCGCTGTCTGAGAGAGCGTCTGGAGAAGATTGGGCTGAACCTGCCTGCCGGGCGACGCAAGGCCGCCAACGTCACTCTGCTGACATCTCTGGTGGAGG gtgAGGCGGTCCACCTGGCCCGGGACTTTGGCTACGTGTGTGAGACGGAGTTTCCTGCCAGAGCCACGGCTGAGTACCTGTGCAGGCAGAGCGACCCGGACCAGCTGCCGACCAGACGCAGCATGCTGCTGGCCACCAA gGAGATCTGTAAGGAGTTTGTGGACCTGATGACCCAGGACCGCTCCCCGCTGGGCGGCAGCCGGCCCACGCCCTGCCTGGAGCCCGGCATCCAGGGCAGCCTGACCCACTTCAGCCTGCTGACGCACGGCTTCGGCACGCCGGCCATCTGCGCGGCGCTGTCGGCCTTCCAGAGCTACCTGATGGAGGCTGTCAAGCTGCTGGACAAGGAAGGAGGGAAGGGCCACCACGACAAGGAGATGAAGCACCGGAAATGA
- the tfap2e gene encoding transcription factor AP-2-epsilon isoform X2 — MLWKSRTKAEERADGLSGSSPSGRLSQLSSLNQSAYSAAPPLCHTPASDFQPPYFPPPYPQSSLPYSQSQDSAYSHLPEPYPSINPLHQHQQAAWHSQRSRSEDGGLLSQSHRALSLDPRREYAAVPRLLHGLGEGAAALGDGALGMHLGHHGLEELQGMEEGSALGILDHSVIKKVPSKLNGSALSALSIGKDGLSGAVSNPAEVFCSVPGRLSLLSSTSKYKVTVGEVQRRLSPPECLNASLLGGVLRRAKSKNGGRCLRERLEKIGLNLPAGRRKAANVTLLTSLVEGEAVHLARDFGYVCETEFPARATAEYLCRQSDPDQLPTRRSMLLATKEICKEFVDLMTQDRSPLGGSRPTPCLEPGIQGSLTHFSLLTHGFGTPAICAALSAFQSYLMEAVKLLDKEGGKGHHDKEMKHRK; from the exons ATGCTGTGGAAGTCCCGGACCAAAGCCGAG GAGCGGGCGGACGGACTCAGCGGCTCCTCTCCCAGCGGCCGCCTGTCGCAGCTCTCCTCCCTGAACCAGTCCGCCTACTCCGCGGCTCCCCCGCTCTGCCACACGCCGGCCTCGGACTTCCAGCCGCCATACTTCCCGCCGCCCTACCCGCAGTCCTCGCTGCCGTACTCCCAGAGCCAGGACTCGGCCTACTCGCACCTGCCGGAGCCGTACCCTTCCATCAACCCGCTGCACCAGCATCAGCAGGCGGCCTGGCACTCCCAGAGGTCCCGCTCGGAGGACGGCGGCCTGCTGTCGCAGTCGCACCGGGCGCTGAGCCTGGACCCCCGGCGGGAGTACGCCGCCGTGCCGCGGCTCCTGCACGGGCTCGGGGAGGGCGCGGCGGCGCTGGGGGACGGAGCTCTGGGGATGCACCTGGGACACCACggcctggaggagctgcag gggatGGAGGAAGGATCCGCCCTGGGCATCCTGGACCACTCTGTCATTAAAAAAG TTCCCTCCAAGCTCAACGGCTCCGCCCTGTCGGCTCTGTCCATCGGGAAGGACGGCCTGAGCGGCGCCGTGTCCAACCCGGCCGAGGTGTTCTGCTCCGTCCCGGGACGCCTCTCCCTGCTCAGCTCCACCTCCAAGTACAAGGTGACGGTGGGCGAGGTGCAGCGCCGCCTGTCTCCACCCGAGTGCCTCAACGCGTCGCTGCTGGGCGGAGTCCTGCGCAG GGCCAAGTCGAAGAATGGTGGCCGCTGTCTGAGAGAGCGTCTGGAGAAGATTGGGCTGAACCTGCCTGCCGGGCGACGCAAGGCCGCCAACGTCACTCTGCTGACATCTCTGGTGGAGG gtgAGGCGGTCCACCTGGCCCGGGACTTTGGCTACGTGTGTGAGACGGAGTTTCCTGCCAGAGCCACGGCTGAGTACCTGTGCAGGCAGAGCGACCCGGACCAGCTGCCGACCAGACGCAGCATGCTGCTGGCCACCAA gGAGATCTGTAAGGAGTTTGTGGACCTGATGACCCAGGACCGCTCCCCGCTGGGCGGCAGCCGGCCCACGCCCTGCCTGGAGCCCGGCATCCAGGGCAGCCTGACCCACTTCAGCCTGCTGACGCACGGCTTCGGCACGCCGGCCATCTGCGCGGCGCTGTCGGCCTTCCAGAGCTACCTGATGGAGGCTGTCAAGCTGCTGGACAAGGAAGGAGGGAAGGGCCACCACGACAAGGAGATGAAGCACCGGAAATGA
- the tfap2e gene encoding transcription factor AP-2-epsilon isoform X3, with protein sequence MLIHTYSAMERADGLSGSSPSGRLSQLSSLNQSAYSAAPPLCHTPASDFQPPYFPPPYPQSSLPYSQSQDSAYSHLPEPYPSINPLHQHQQAAWHSQRSRSEDGGLLSQSHRALSLDPRREYAAVPRLLHGLGEGAAALGDGALGMHLGHHGLEELQGMEEGSALGILDHSVIKKVPSKLNGSALSALSIGKDGLSGAVSNPAEVFCSVPGRLSLLSSTSKYKVTVGEVQRRLSPPECLNASLLGGVLRRAKSKNGGRCLRERLEKIGLNLPAGRRKAANVTLLTSLVEGEAVHLARDFGYVCETEFPARATAEYLCRQSDPDQLPTRRSMLLATKEICKEFVDLMTQDRSPLGGSRPTPCLEPGIQGSLTHFSLLTHGFGTPAICAALSAFQSYLMEAVKLLDKEGGKGHHDKEMKHRK encoded by the exons ATGTTGATCCACACATACTCGGCCATG GAGCGGGCGGACGGACTCAGCGGCTCCTCTCCCAGCGGCCGCCTGTCGCAGCTCTCCTCCCTGAACCAGTCCGCCTACTCCGCGGCTCCCCCGCTCTGCCACACGCCGGCCTCGGACTTCCAGCCGCCATACTTCCCGCCGCCCTACCCGCAGTCCTCGCTGCCGTACTCCCAGAGCCAGGACTCGGCCTACTCGCACCTGCCGGAGCCGTACCCTTCCATCAACCCGCTGCACCAGCATCAGCAGGCGGCCTGGCACTCCCAGAGGTCCCGCTCGGAGGACGGCGGCCTGCTGTCGCAGTCGCACCGGGCGCTGAGCCTGGACCCCCGGCGGGAGTACGCCGCCGTGCCGCGGCTCCTGCACGGGCTCGGGGAGGGCGCGGCGGCGCTGGGGGACGGAGCTCTGGGGATGCACCTGGGACACCACggcctggaggagctgcag gggatGGAGGAAGGATCCGCCCTGGGCATCCTGGACCACTCTGTCATTAAAAAAG TTCCCTCCAAGCTCAACGGCTCCGCCCTGTCGGCTCTGTCCATCGGGAAGGACGGCCTGAGCGGCGCCGTGTCCAACCCGGCCGAGGTGTTCTGCTCCGTCCCGGGACGCCTCTCCCTGCTCAGCTCCACCTCCAAGTACAAGGTGACGGTGGGCGAGGTGCAGCGCCGCCTGTCTCCACCCGAGTGCCTCAACGCGTCGCTGCTGGGCGGAGTCCTGCGCAG GGCCAAGTCGAAGAATGGTGGCCGCTGTCTGAGAGAGCGTCTGGAGAAGATTGGGCTGAACCTGCCTGCCGGGCGACGCAAGGCCGCCAACGTCACTCTGCTGACATCTCTGGTGGAGG gtgAGGCGGTCCACCTGGCCCGGGACTTTGGCTACGTGTGTGAGACGGAGTTTCCTGCCAGAGCCACGGCTGAGTACCTGTGCAGGCAGAGCGACCCGGACCAGCTGCCGACCAGACGCAGCATGCTGCTGGCCACCAA gGAGATCTGTAAGGAGTTTGTGGACCTGATGACCCAGGACCGCTCCCCGCTGGGCGGCAGCCGGCCCACGCCCTGCCTGGAGCCCGGCATCCAGGGCAGCCTGACCCACTTCAGCCTGCTGACGCACGGCTTCGGCACGCCGGCCATCTGCGCGGCGCTGTCGGCCTTCCAGAGCTACCTGATGGAGGCTGTCAAGCTGCTGGACAAGGAAGGAGGGAAGGGCCACCACGACAAGGAGATGAAGCACCGGAAATGA